One Xiphophorus hellerii strain 12219 chromosome 24, Xiphophorus_hellerii-4.1, whole genome shotgun sequence DNA window includes the following coding sequences:
- the LOC116716258 gene encoding receptor activity-modifying protein 1-like isoform X1: MALLLLLLLLLLILAAHVGPSECGCDGRLYQKVINDLCFNRFEEEMVRLDSGRWCSWPETMEIYEGLTNCTCQVALRMDCFWPNRLVDDFFMKIHNTYFHHCALTGRLLQEPSIGILAPFIGVSVLIALLMTAVVVWRSKRTEGML; this comes from the exons ATggctcttctgctgctgctgctgcttctg CTGCTGATTCT TGCAGCTCACGTCGGTCCTTCCGAGTGTGGATGCGACGGCCGGCTCTACCAGAAGGTGATCAACGACCTCTGCTTCAACCGCTTCGAGGAGGAGATGGTCAGACTGGACTCGGGAAGGTGGTGCAGCTGGCCGGAAACAATGGA GATCTATGAGGGACTGACTAACTGCACCTGCCAGGTGGCTTTGAGGATGGACTGCTTCTGGCCCAACCGGCTGGTGGACGACTTCTTCATGAAGATTCATAATACGTACTTCCACCACTGCGCCCTGACCGGCCGGCTCCTCCAGGAGCCATCAATCGGTATCCTGGCGCCCTTCATCGGCGTGTCAGTGCTGATCGCCCTGCTCATGACCGCAGTCGTGGTTTGGAGGAGCAAACGCACAGAAGGGATGCTGTAG
- the LOC116716258 gene encoding receptor activity-modifying protein 1-like isoform X2 has product MALLLLLLLLAAHVGPSECGCDGRLYQKVINDLCFNRFEEEMVRLDSGRWCSWPETMEIYEGLTNCTCQVALRMDCFWPNRLVDDFFMKIHNTYFHHCALTGRLLQEPSIGILAPFIGVSVLIALLMTAVVVWRSKRTEGML; this is encoded by the exons ATggctcttctgctgctgctgctgcttctggcAG CTCACGTCGGTCCTTCCGAGTGTGGATGCGACGGCCGGCTCTACCAGAAGGTGATCAACGACCTCTGCTTCAACCGCTTCGAGGAGGAGATGGTCAGACTGGACTCGGGAAGGTGGTGCAGCTGGCCGGAAACAATGGA GATCTATGAGGGACTGACTAACTGCACCTGCCAGGTGGCTTTGAGGATGGACTGCTTCTGGCCCAACCGGCTGGTGGACGACTTCTTCATGAAGATTCATAATACGTACTTCCACCACTGCGCCCTGACCGGCCGGCTCCTCCAGGAGCCATCAATCGGTATCCTGGCGCCCTTCATCGGCGTGTCAGTGCTGATCGCCCTGCTCATGACCGCAGTCGTGGTTTGGAGGAGCAAACGCACAGAAGGGATGCTGTAG
- the LOC116716257 gene encoding putative methyltransferase DDB_G0268948 — protein MAVRLFEGKDHAVSYLQYRVTPHEMISKIMSYVEQKTPQQYKLAVDVGCGPGKGTVLLAPYFTRVVGTDISQAMVERALAKSNPPNISYRRCPAEETPFASGEVDLVTAMTAAHWFDRPRFLQEVDRVLRPGGCLALLSYTMDMILEYGEVSNVLNDICREFYAALLPYRSSYLGPSSRKIYSDMFNSCSYPDKEWTECHPVRRTLPVSGFIGMVETFSSYQQLKQKDPSEADHLSNRILTKLLTAMNASCPDTEVVVIVNYFGMLACKPSSE, from the exons ATGGCTGTGCGGCTCTTTGAGGGGAAAGACCATGCAGTCTCTTACCTGCAGTACAGAGTGACGCCCCACGAAATGATCAGCAAAATAATGAGCTACGTGGAGCAGAAG ACACCGCAGCAGTACAAACTGGCCGTGGATGTGGGCTGTGGTCCGGGGAAAGGGACAGTCCTTCTGGCTCCTTACTTCACCAGGGTGGTTGGAACGGACATCAGCCAGGCTATGGTAGAAAGAGCGCTAGCCAAAAGCAACCCACCAAACATTTCATACAG ACGTTGCCCTGCAGAGGAGACACCCTTTGCGTCAGGGGAGGTGGACCTTGTGACGGCCATGACGGCGGCCCACTGGTTCGACCGGCCACGGTTCCTCCAGGAGGTTGACAGGGTGCTCAGACCTGGAGGCTGCCTTGCTCTCCTGAGCTACACCATGGACATGATCCTGGAATACGGGGAAGTCTCAAACGTCCTGAACGACATCTGCCGAGAG TTCTACGCTGCCCTGCTTCCCTACCGAAGTTCTTATTTAGGACCAAGCTCCAGGAAGATTTACTCTGACATGTTTAACTCCTGCTCTTACCCTGACAAAGAATG GACTGAGTGCCATCCAGTGAGAAGGACCCTTCCAGTGAGTGGGTTCATAGGCATGGTGGAGACCTTCTCCAGCTACCAGCAGCTGAAGCAGAAGGACCCTTCTGAAGCTGATCATCTCTCCAACAGGATCCTGACCAA gttacTGACCGCCATGAATGCGTCCTGTCCTGACACTGAAGTGGTGGTGATCGTGAACTATTTCGGCATGCTGGCGTGCAAACCTTCATCTGAATGA
- the LOC116716256 gene encoding general transcription factor II-I repeat domain-containing protein 2-like, with protein sequence MHADRRLAFFVKMAKCKAKRKYDDEHRTFLEEWEDAYFFIERNGKSLCLLCDTTISHYKASNLQRHFSTLHANIDKDFPKGTELRKQKLSTLKSQVKRQSQMFQQLTKRGEAVTLASYKVAWNIARAKKPYNEGEFLKQCFVDLIDILAPDNKQLKDSITDLQMSRHTVETRISDINNALESDLHADLNACAYFSVALDESCDIQDKPQLAIFVRMISEDCVVKEELLDIVPLKDRTRGTDVKEAMMEVFKTANMSLEKLTAIATDGAPSMIGSVNGLVGLCKGDDLFPDFWNFHCIIHREQLVSKTLNLDHVMKPMMEIVNYIRTHALTHRQFKNLIADLDGDLPGDLPLHCAVRWLSRGKVVSRFLELLEPVKLFMAEKNKSYPQLSDPKWLMDLAFLVDMLSHLDKLNLDLQGKLKTLPDLTQSVFSFVNKVKLFKVHIQNGNLSHFPSLRSAQQKAGIRMNMGQYVKMLAQLYGSITSRFEDLQQKRPQIALLIDPFNAEADCLKSPLVTDEAASELEMIELREDDRLKSLLKEGPVAFWRVVPTEKYPCVKRAALKLLSMFSSTYVCESLFSTLKHVKSKHRSVLTDTHVKELLRVATTEYQPDLQRITRNKRCQKSH encoded by the coding sequence atgcaTGCAGACCGCAGACTTGCCTTCTttgtaaaaatggcaaaatgcaAAGCTAAACGAAAATATGACGATGAACACAGGACATTTCTGGAAGAATGGGAAGATGCTTACTTTTTTATTGAACGGAATGGCAAATCGCTCTGTTTATTATGCGATACCACGATATCACATTACAAGGCTTCAAACCTTCAGCGTCATTTTAGCACACTCCATGCTAATATTGACAAGGATTTCCCCAAAGGTACTGAACTACGGAAGCAAAAATTGAGCACATTGAAAAGCCAGGTAAAAAGACAGTCTCAAATGTTTCAGCAATTGACCAAGCGTGGAGAAGCTGTGACACTTGCATCCTATAAAGTGGCATGGAATATTGCCCGTGCTAAAAAACCATACAACGAAGGCgagtttttaaaacagtgttttgtaGATTTAATTGACATTTTGGCTCCAGATAACAAACAACTCAAAGATTCCATCACTGATCTCCAGATGTCACGAcacacagttgaaaccagaataTCAGACATAAATAATGCGCTTGAATCTGATCTACATGCAGACCTGAACGCATGTGCTTATTTTAGTGTAGCATTAGACGAGTCATGCGACATACAGGACAAGCCACAGTTGGCAATATTTGTACGAATGATTTCTGAGGACTGCGTGGTGAAAGAAGAGCTTCTCGATATTGTCCCATTAAAAGACAGAACTCGCGGCACTGACGTAAAAGAAGCAATGATGGAAGTATTCAAAACAGCGAATATGTCTTTAGAAAAACTCACCGCAATAGCCACGGATGGAGCGCCATCGATGATTGGTTCTGTGAACGGCCTTGTGGGCCTTTGTAAGGGTGATGACCTCTTCCCCGATTTTTGGAATTTTCACTGCATCATCCACCGGGAGCAACTCGTGTCTAAAACACTGAATTTAGACCACGTCATGAAACCTATGATGGAGATTGTGAACTACATCCGCACGCATGCCCTTACTCACCGACAGTTCAAAAATCTCATTGCTGACCTAGACGGAGACTTGCCAGGTGACTTGCCACTGCACTGCGCTGTAAGATGGCTCTCAAGAGGTAAAGTGGTTTCACGCTTTTTGGAGCTTTTGGAACCAGTAAAATTGTTTAtggcagaaaagaacaaaagttaCCCTCAGCTCTCAGACCCCAAATGGCTTATGGATTTGGCTTTCTTAGTGGACATGCTTTCACACTTGGACAAACTAAACCTGGACCTGCAGGGGAAATTAAAAACTCTTCCTGATCTGACACAAAGTGTATTCTCCTTTGTTAACAAGGTGAAGCTGTTCAAAGTGCACATTCAAAATGGCAATCTGTCCCATTTTCCTTCATTGCGCAGCGCCCAGCAGAAGGCTGGCATTAGAATGAATATGGGTCAGTACGTGAAAATGCTTGCGCAACTGTACGGGAGCATTACTTCGCGTTTTGAGgacctgcagcagaaaagacCACAGATCGCTCTTCTCATCGACCCTTTTAATGCAGAGGCAGACTGCCTCAAATCCCCGCTTGTCACTGATGAGGCAGCGAGTGAACTGGAGATGATTGAGCTACGCGAGGATGACAGACTGAAATCTCTTTTGAAAGAAGGCCCTGTTGCGTTTTGGAGAGTTGTGCCAACTGAAAAATACCCGTGTGTAAAAAGAGCCGCCCTCAAACTGCTGTCGATGTTCTCCTCAACATATGTCTGCGAATCCCTGTTTTCTACCTTGAAACACGTGAAGTCCAAGCATCGGTCCGTTCTGACTGACACTCACGTAAAGGAACTGCTCCGAGTGGCTACAACTGAATACCAACCTGATTTGCAGAGGATTACTAGAAACAAGAGATGCCAGAAATCCCACTGA